A single genomic interval of Bradyrhizobium sp. AZCC 1693 harbors:
- the mddA gene encoding methanethiol S-methyltransferase, translating into MTETQAISPAMPGNRILRFTAFLFGGVAYLTFLFTILYAIGFVSGLIVPKAIDTGAKSGIFEAIIVDLALMSLFAIQHSVMARKSFKHWCTRFIPRSVERSTYVLCASLALVLLFWQWRPMPAVIWNVQEPEMAMVIATLSFIGWVIVFTSTFMLNHFELFGLHQVASNLAGRNMPAPVFRTPFLYRFVRHPIYLGFIIAFWAAPTMSAGHLLFAAVTTAYIFVGIMLEERDLVGMFGDEYRRYRKHVSMLFPLFPWRKLN; encoded by the coding sequence ATGACGGAAACCCAAGCCATTAGTCCGGCGATGCCGGGCAATCGCATATTAAGATTCACTGCATTTCTGTTCGGCGGTGTGGCCTATCTCACATTTCTGTTCACGATTCTGTACGCCATCGGCTTCGTATCGGGGCTCATCGTGCCGAAGGCGATCGATACCGGCGCGAAATCGGGGATATTCGAGGCAATTATCGTCGATCTCGCGCTGATGTCGTTATTTGCCATTCAACATAGCGTCATGGCGCGTAAATCTTTCAAACACTGGTGTACGCGGTTTATTCCGAGGTCTGTCGAGCGCAGCACCTATGTGCTGTGCGCAAGCCTGGCGCTTGTGCTACTCTTCTGGCAATGGCGTCCAATGCCGGCTGTGATCTGGAATGTCCAGGAGCCCGAAATGGCCATGGTGATTGCCACACTATCGTTCATCGGCTGGGTGATCGTGTTCACGAGTACCTTCATGCTCAATCATTTCGAGCTGTTCGGGTTACATCAGGTCGCCAGCAATCTCGCGGGCCGCAATATGCCGGCGCCGGTCTTCCGGACGCCGTTCCTCTACCGTTTTGTCCGGCATCCGATCTATCTCGGCTTCATCATCGCCTTCTGGGCGGCTCCGACGATGAGTGCCGGGCATCTGCTGTTCGCGGCGGTGACCACGGCCTACATCTTCGTCGGGATCATGCTCGAGGAGCGCGACCTCGTCGGCATGTTCGGTGACGAGTATCGCCGTTATCGGAAGCACGTTTCGATGCTGTTCCCGCTGTTCCCCTGGCGCAAGCTGAACTGA
- a CDS encoding GFA family protein — translation MKHTGSCFCGAVEVQVTGAPEGMGYCHCRSCRSWSGGPVNAFTLWKPEAVRITAGAQHVATFEKTPMSQRKYCAECGGHLMTNHPTLGLVDVFAATLPTLPFTPGVHVNYAETVLPMQDGLPKLKDFPAELGGSGEVIIE, via the coding sequence ATGAAGCATACTGGAAGCTGTTTTTGCGGTGCGGTCGAGGTCCAGGTCACGGGTGCGCCGGAAGGAATGGGTTATTGCCATTGCCGTTCCTGTCGTTCGTGGTCCGGCGGGCCGGTAAACGCGTTCACCCTGTGGAAGCCGGAAGCGGTGCGAATCACGGCCGGGGCGCAACATGTCGCAACGTTCGAGAAGACGCCGATGAGCCAGCGCAAGTACTGCGCGGAGTGCGGCGGTCACCTGATGACCAATCACCCGACGCTCGGGCTGGTCGATGTCTTCGCCGCGACCCTCCCGACACTGCCCTTCACGCCCGGTGTGCACGTCAACTACGCCGAGACGGTGCTGCCGATGCAGGATGGGCTGCCCAAACTGAAAGATTTTCCCGCCGAGCTTGGCGGGTCCGGTGAGGTGATCATCGAGTAG
- a CDS encoding CaiB/BaiF CoA transferase family protein encodes MTAKPQLPERTPRAKAEPTALDGLLVVDFTRVVAGPACTQTLADFGAEVIKIENPDGGDDTRHYEHAEIGGESAAFLSLNRNKRGITLDFNNPAALEVARELIAKADVVVENFSGGVMKKFGLDYASVAPTNPKLIYCSISAYGRKGEFALRPGFDPITQAESGFMSLNGFPDGEPVRTGPPIVDMATGMSACNAILLALIARDRLGRGQQVEVALIDTAVSMTGFYGMAYLISGANPGRFGNSPNGSPTVGVYQASDGPLYMACANDRLYRRLVVDVLDRPDLVTDPEFAHRKNRTANKEKLRAIIAGIFASDSLEHWMAKMKKANIPVGYLRTVEEGFNAPEVRDRHRLSRIPHPTAGAVPNIETPLHMSLTPTVDPVAAPLLGEHTREVLRKTLGYDERRIAALAEAGAFGKGGQYGLNGADLV; translated from the coding sequence ATGACTGCCAAGCCGCAATTGCCGGAGCGAACGCCGCGTGCAAAGGCCGAACCGACTGCGCTGGACGGTCTGCTGGTCGTGGACTTCACCCGGGTCGTGGCCGGCCCGGCCTGCACGCAAACGCTGGCCGATTTCGGCGCCGAAGTGATCAAGATCGAAAACCCTGATGGGGGTGACGATACCCGCCATTATGAACACGCGGAAATCGGCGGCGAGAGCGCAGCCTTTCTCAGCCTCAATCGCAACAAGCGCGGCATCACGCTCGATTTCAACAATCCGGCGGCACTCGAAGTCGCGCGCGAACTGATCGCTAAGGCGGATGTCGTCGTGGAGAATTTCTCCGGCGGCGTGATGAAGAAATTCGGTCTCGACTATGCCTCCGTCGCGCCGACCAATCCGAAGCTGATCTACTGCTCGATCTCGGCCTATGGCCGCAAGGGCGAGTTTGCCTTGCGTCCGGGGTTTGATCCGATCACGCAGGCCGAAAGCGGCTTCATGTCGCTGAACGGGTTTCCGGATGGGGAGCCGGTGCGGACCGGTCCGCCGATCGTCGACATGGCGACGGGCATGTCGGCATGCAATGCGATCCTGCTGGCGCTGATCGCCCGCGACCGGCTCGGCCGCGGCCAGCAAGTCGAGGTGGCGCTGATCGACACCGCGGTGTCGATGACCGGTTTCTATGGCATGGCCTATCTGATCAGCGGGGCGAACCCGGGCCGCTTCGGAAATTCGCCGAACGGCTCGCCCACCGTCGGTGTCTATCAGGCATCCGATGGGCCTCTTTACATGGCCTGCGCCAACGACCGCCTGTATCGCCGGCTGGTGGTGGACGTGCTCGATCGGCCGGACCTCGTCACCGATCCCGAGTTCGCCCACAGGAAAAACCGGACCGCCAACAAGGAAAAGCTGCGCGCCATCATCGCCGGTATCTTTGCCAGCGACAGCCTTGAGCATTGGATGGCGAAGATGAAGAAGGCCAACATACCGGTTGGCTATCTGCGCACCGTCGAGGAAGGCTTCAACGCGCCGGAAGTGCGCGACCGCCATCGTCTCAGCCGGATTCCGCATCCGACCGCAGGCGCCGTCCCGAATATTGAAACGCCGCTGCACATGAGCTTGACGCCAACCGTCGATCCCGTGGCGGCGCCGCTGCTCGGCGAGCACACCAGGGAAGTGCTCCGAAAGACCCTCGGCTACGATGAGCGACGTATCGCGGCTCTGGCCGAGGCCGGGGCTTTCGGGAAGGGCGGGCAATACGGCCTGAACGGCGCTGATCTGGTTTGA
- a CDS encoding alpha-hydroxy acid oxidase, which yields MNEGTPLRPSRNVELGASGEEFQNLHEFIRKARSRLNQNAWDYIVGASETETTMRRNRMALDEIAFRPRVLRNVAQVDASTEVFGRRLRLPVTIAPVGALEIFDPDSGAAVARGAGQFGAAHMLSSVSEPGLEATAKAAPDALRIYQLYVRGDDAFVEDVVSRTIDNGYAAFCLTVDTAHYSRRERDIAKRYVRESRIRATGGDFQKGLEWRTVKLIKDKYKIPLVIKGIATAEDAAIALDHGVDWIYVSNHGGRQLDHGRGAMHVLPEIVGAVAGRAKIMVDGSFCRGTDIVKAIASGADLVGIGRLQCWALAAAGEAGIGRMLELLEDEVIRCLGLLGVTSLAELDKSYLHAATAANPPSVFSAFPLLDIEPYRY from the coding sequence ATGAATGAGGGGACCCCCCTTCGGCCGTCGAGGAATGTCGAACTTGGCGCCAGCGGAGAAGAATTCCAGAACCTCCACGAATTCATCCGAAAAGCCCGCTCCCGGCTCAACCAGAACGCATGGGACTATATTGTCGGCGCCTCGGAGACGGAGACCACCATGCGCCGCAACCGCATGGCGCTCGACGAAATTGCATTCCGGCCCCGGGTGCTGCGGAACGTCGCGCAGGTCGACGCCTCCACCGAGGTATTCGGTCGCCGCTTGCGTTTGCCGGTCACGATTGCGCCGGTCGGCGCGCTCGAGATTTTCGATCCCGATTCAGGCGCCGCCGTCGCGCGGGGAGCCGGTCAGTTCGGCGCCGCCCACATGCTGAGTTCAGTGTCCGAACCGGGACTTGAGGCCACCGCCAAGGCCGCCCCCGATGCGCTGCGCATTTACCAACTCTATGTCCGCGGTGACGACGCCTTCGTCGAAGACGTTGTCAGCCGTACGATTGATAACGGCTATGCCGCGTTCTGCCTGACGGTCGATACGGCGCATTACAGCCGGCGCGAACGCGATATCGCCAAGCGGTATGTGCGGGAAAGCCGTATCCGGGCCACCGGCGGCGACTTCCAGAAGGGGCTGGAATGGCGCACCGTGAAGCTGATCAAGGACAAGTATAAAATTCCGCTGGTGATCAAGGGTATCGCGACGGCGGAAGATGCAGCCATCGCGCTCGATCATGGCGTGGATTGGATCTATGTGTCGAACCATGGCGGCCGCCAGCTCGACCATGGACGCGGCGCGATGCACGTCTTGCCGGAAATCGTCGGCGCCGTTGCCGGCCGTGCCAAGATCATGGTCGACGGTTCGTTCTGCCGCGGCACCGACATCGTGAAGGCGATCGCCTCCGGGGCTGATCTGGTTGGCATCGGCCGCCTGCAATGCTGGGCGCTCGCAGCCGCGGGCGAAGCCGGCATCGGGCGGATGCTGGAGCTGCTGGAAGACGAGGTTATCCGCTGTCTCGGGCTGCTCGGCGTCACTAGTCTTGCCGAACTCGACAAATCCTACCTGCATGCGGCGACTGCGGCGAATCCGCCGAGCGTGTTCAGCGCCTTTCCCCTGCTGGATATCGAACCCTATCGCTATTGA
- a CDS encoding phasin: MTEPKLEVPAELRDLAEKTIDQAEKAFGMFFDAAGKSMTSMPGAGTEISRQALSFTEQNMKAAFEHARKLVHATDLQEAMRIQSEFLRSQFTNAGEHMRQITGGVISAAKDSTKGKL; the protein is encoded by the coding sequence ATGACTGAACCGAAACTCGAAGTCCCGGCTGAATTGCGCGATCTGGCCGAGAAAACCATCGATCAGGCGGAAAAGGCGTTCGGCATGTTCTTCGATGCCGCCGGAAAGTCCATGACGTCGATGCCCGGCGCGGGTACGGAAATTTCCAGGCAGGCGCTGTCGTTTACCGAGCAGAATATGAAGGCTGCGTTCGAGCATGCTCGAAAGCTGGTTCACGCGACCGACCTCCAGGAAGCGATGCGGATCCAGTCCGAATTCCTGCGCAGCCAGTTCACCAATGCCGGTGAACATATGCGTCAGATCACTGGCGGCGTCATATCGGCCGCGAAAGACTCGACGAAAGGCAAGCTCTAA
- a CDS encoding phage terminase large subunit: MAILKIPTAKVFEPLLAPARYKGVYGGRGSGKSHFFGELLVETCQAERGTLAVCIREAQRTLAQSSKRLIESKIASLGVGSGFKLYSDKIETPGDGLVIFRGLQVDHAYCRVASRSGMKYGPKRA; this comes from the coding sequence TTGGCCATTCTAAAAATCCCAACAGCGAAGGTCTTTGAGCCACTCCTTGCGCCCGCACGCTACAAGGGGGTTTACGGCGGCCGCGGCTCTGGTAAGTCGCATTTCTTCGGCGAGTTGCTGGTCGAGACCTGCCAGGCCGAGCGCGGCACGCTGGCGGTCTGCATTCGCGAGGCGCAGCGGACGCTGGCGCAATCGAGCAAGCGGCTGATCGAAAGCAAGATCGCTTCGCTCGGCGTGGGCAGCGGCTTCAAGCTCTACAGCGACAAGATCGAGACGCCCGGTGACGGCCTGGTCATTTTCCGTGGACTTCAGGTTGACCACGCATATTGCCGCGTTGCCAGTAGATCGGGAATGAAATACGGACCAAAGAGGGCGTGA
- a CDS encoding GNAT family N-acetyltransferase yields the protein MYRIREVDGNDDGISDVLTELHQLTFLDTAPVPKFDQGHWWLAFRGTEPVAFAGIIPSTCVVNAGYFCRVGVLGKHCGHRLQLRLMRAMEARARLNGWCSVISDTTDNMHSANNFIRAGYRLFSPRSPWAWPNTLYWRKDVK from the coding sequence ATGTATCGGATTCGCGAGGTTGACGGAAATGACGACGGCATTTCGGACGTGCTTACGGAGCTCCATCAGTTGACATTCCTCGATACCGCTCCCGTTCCGAAATTTGATCAGGGGCACTGGTGGCTTGCCTTTCGTGGAACCGAGCCGGTCGCCTTCGCCGGTATCATTCCCTCCACCTGCGTCGTCAATGCGGGCTATTTTTGCCGCGTTGGCGTGCTGGGGAAGCATTGTGGACACCGGCTTCAGTTGCGCCTGATGCGAGCCATGGAGGCGCGTGCGCGTCTGAATGGATGGTGTTCGGTCATCTCCGACACCACAGATAACATGCACTCGGCCAACAACTTCATTCGCGCGGGCTATCGCCTGTTCAGCCCCAGGAGTCCCTGGGCCTGGCCGAATACGCTTTATTGGCGCAAGGACGTAAAATAG
- a CDS encoding acyl-CoA dehydrogenase family protein, with protein sequence MAGGGGKPDAGSSAGPGADSYVAMVARAKALIPELRDRASKTEELRRLPPETERDLHDAGLFRIMQPKRVGGAELDYVALVDCADALGQADASVAWNFANLASHHWMLGMFDRQAQDAVWSRNADALIASSFIFPAGRARKADGGYVLRGHWPFSSGVESCDWNMLAGVVSSDDEADGIEYRIFLLNRSEYRINDTWNATGLCGTGSNDVWVEDSFVAEKMTVAVSDLTGGPTPGSVVNPNALYALPVFSLFPYVLSGVGLGNAQACLNDYVEFARHRASTYNRAKLSDLQTTQIKIAEASAKIDAARLVMRTNCIDAMADARRGHVPDLADKTRLRRDGAFSVNLCTEAVSLLFAASGARSLFTSGALQRQFRDAHAVNSHLAFNFDAAGTNYGRVALGLPSENLTL encoded by the coding sequence ATGGCGGGAGGCGGCGGAAAGCCGGATGCAGGTTCGTCCGCGGGACCGGGCGCGGACAGCTATGTCGCCATGGTTGCGCGTGCCAAGGCCCTGATTCCCGAGTTGCGCGATCGTGCTTCGAAGACGGAAGAGCTTCGGCGCCTGCCCCCAGAAACCGAGCGTGATTTGCATGACGCCGGCTTGTTCCGAATCATGCAACCCAAACGCGTTGGAGGCGCCGAGCTTGACTATGTCGCTCTGGTCGATTGCGCCGATGCGCTGGGCCAAGCCGACGCTTCCGTAGCGTGGAATTTCGCCAATCTTGCCAGCCATCACTGGATGCTGGGTATGTTTGACCGGCAGGCGCAGGACGCCGTCTGGAGCAGGAATGCCGATGCATTGATCGCGTCGTCCTTCATCTTTCCAGCCGGCCGCGCGAGAAAGGCGGATGGAGGATATGTCCTACGTGGTCACTGGCCGTTCTCCTCGGGCGTCGAATCTTGCGACTGGAACATGCTTGCCGGCGTGGTGTCATCGGACGATGAGGCTGACGGCATCGAGTACCGTATATTTCTGCTTAACAGGAGTGAGTACAGGATCAATGACACCTGGAATGCGACGGGACTGTGCGGTACCGGATCGAACGACGTATGGGTCGAAGATAGCTTTGTTGCGGAGAAAATGACCGTCGCGGTCAGCGATCTGACCGGCGGACCGACGCCGGGAAGCGTGGTCAACCCAAACGCGCTGTATGCGCTGCCGGTATTCTCTCTCTTTCCGTACGTGTTGTCGGGTGTCGGCCTGGGTAATGCGCAAGCCTGTCTGAATGACTACGTCGAATTCGCGCGGCATCGGGCCTCGACCTACAATCGCGCCAAACTCAGCGACCTGCAGACGACCCAAATCAAGATCGCGGAGGCCTCCGCCAAGATCGACGCAGCCCGCCTCGTCATGCGCACGAACTGCATCGATGCGATGGCTGATGCAAGGCGTGGCCACGTTCCGGATCTTGCGGACAAGACGCGGCTTCGGCGGGATGGCGCTTTTTCGGTCAACCTGTGCACCGAAGCGGTATCGCTATTGTTCGCGGCGAGCGGGGCGCGCAGCCTGTTCACGTCAGGCGCGCTGCAGCGACAGTTTCGCGACGCTCACGCGGTGAATTCGCACCTCGCATTCAATTTCGATGCGGCAGGAACCAATTATGGACGCGTGGCGCTTGGCCTGCCGTCCGAAAATCTGACGCTCTGA
- a CDS encoding flavin reductase family protein, with the protein MSDSPKHPADPANELASDNSGIDPRDFRNALGMFATGVTIVTAMAADGRPYGVTCNSFASVSLNPPLVLWSLGMFSQGLTIFQNASHFTVNVLGASQQALASQFAKSSDDKFAGVSWTPGLGNAPVLTDSVANFQCRAANRYYGGDHIIFLGAVEAYTYNRQEPLLFARGGFGRFIAGDGNASS; encoded by the coding sequence ATGTCTGACTCACCCAAACATCCGGCCGATCCCGCCAACGAGCTCGCCAGCGACAACTCGGGGATTGACCCGCGCGATTTTCGCAATGCGCTTGGCATGTTCGCCACTGGCGTCACCATCGTCACGGCAATGGCCGCGGACGGGAGGCCGTATGGAGTGACCTGTAACTCCTTTGCCTCGGTATCGCTCAATCCGCCGTTGGTATTGTGGAGTCTCGGGATGTTTTCTCAAGGACTCACAATCTTCCAGAATGCCAGCCATTTCACGGTGAATGTTCTCGGAGCTTCCCAGCAAGCGTTGGCGTCGCAGTTTGCAAAATCGTCGGACGACAAGTTCGCCGGCGTGAGCTGGACGCCGGGGCTTGGCAATGCGCCGGTGTTGACCGACAGCGTCGCCAATTTCCAATGCCGCGCGGCCAATCGGTATTACGGCGGCGACCACATCATCTTTCTGGGCGCCGTTGAAGCTTACACCTATAATCGACAGGAACCTTTGCTGTTCGCGCGCGGCGGCTTCGGCCGTTTTATCGCCGGGGACGGCAACGCGTCCTCGTGA
- a CDS encoding polysaccharide deacetylase family protein codes for MALSDRIPYQAQIDRPKLTLLGGKKLAVWVILNVEEWRIENAMPRTVLSPPMGQPLLPDVPNWSWHEYGMRAGFWRQFKALTDRKMPVTLAINASVCNSYPRVASAALEAGFEFMGHGFVQGPMHKVENQADAIKRSVETISKFAGKPPRSWESPGLTETEETLDLLRLNGIEYVADWVIDDLPQDIVTPHGTITTIPYSVETNDIVIHALQHLPSEQFLKRCTDQFDRLYLEGASNARIMAISIHPYITGVPHRIKYLEALLDYVLGHDGVALMTASEIGDWYRAEMAKN; via the coding sequence GTGGCGCTGAGCGATCGCATCCCCTATCAAGCACAGATCGACCGACCGAAGCTGACGCTTCTCGGCGGAAAGAAACTCGCGGTATGGGTCATTCTCAATGTCGAGGAATGGCGGATCGAGAACGCTATGCCTCGCACCGTGCTGAGCCCGCCGATGGGTCAGCCGCTTTTGCCCGACGTGCCGAACTGGTCCTGGCATGAATACGGCATGCGCGCCGGCTTCTGGCGTCAGTTCAAGGCACTGACCGACCGCAAAATGCCGGTGACCCTGGCAATCAATGCCAGTGTCTGCAATTCCTATCCGCGTGTCGCGTCAGCAGCGCTCGAAGCGGGATTCGAATTCATGGGGCACGGTTTCGTGCAGGGGCCGATGCACAAGGTCGAGAACCAGGCGGATGCCATCAAGCGCTCGGTCGAGACAATTTCGAAATTTGCAGGGAAGCCGCCACGGTCATGGGAAAGCCCCGGTCTCACGGAGACCGAGGAAACCCTTGATCTGCTTCGCCTCAACGGCATCGAGTATGTCGCTGACTGGGTGATCGACGATTTGCCGCAGGACATCGTCACACCTCACGGCACCATCACCACGATCCCCTATTCGGTCGAAACCAACGACATCGTCATCCATGCGCTGCAGCATCTGCCTTCCGAGCAATTCCTGAAGCGCTGCACCGATCAGTTCGACCGGCTATATCTCGAAGGCGCGTCGAACGCGCGGATCATGGCGATCTCAATTCACCCCTACATTACGGGCGTGCCGCATCGCATCAAATATCTGGAGGCGCTGCTCGACTATGTCCTCGGTCACGACGGGGTGGCACTGATGACGGCCAGCGAGATTGGCGACTGGTATCGCGCAGAGATGGCAAAGAATTGA
- a CDS encoding LLM class flavin-dependent oxidoreductase → MKLGFFTMPIHPVNKDWRLSLKEDREAFLLADELGFTEAYVGEHVTDRAENITSCIAFIAWLAAATRQIKLGTGTVNMPNAHPAAIAASIAMLDHMLDGRLIFGISPGGLLSDAEVFGNLEADRNAMFLEAINQVLQIWASEPPYNIQGQFWNISAQKTLIEDIGQGFIPRPLQRPHPPIVVTAVAPFSKGVTEAAARGWEPISANFLMPAWVKSHWPKYVEGCERAGRSADSANWRVAKSVFVAKDAATAKAYATDPNGPYVYYYRSLFTKLKRGGRLELFKTRRDQPDDEVTLESICDKLIIHGTPESVADQLLAFQEETGPFGTLLYAGKDWKDRELGRRSMILMAEKVMPRVNASASSGSKAAE, encoded by the coding sequence ATGAAGCTTGGGTTCTTTACGATGCCGATCCATCCTGTCAACAAGGATTGGCGGCTTTCGCTCAAGGAGGATCGCGAGGCTTTCCTGCTAGCCGATGAACTCGGCTTCACCGAGGCCTATGTCGGCGAACACGTCACCGACAGGGCCGAGAATATTACTTCCTGCATCGCTTTCATCGCGTGGCTCGCGGCGGCGACCAGACAGATCAAGCTTGGCACCGGCACCGTCAACATGCCGAACGCGCATCCGGCTGCGATTGCCGCCTCGATCGCGATGCTCGACCATATGCTCGACGGACGCCTGATCTTCGGCATCAGCCCCGGTGGCCTGCTGTCGGACGCGGAAGTGTTCGGCAATCTCGAAGCCGACAGGAATGCCATGTTCCTGGAGGCGATCAATCAGGTGCTTCAGATCTGGGCCAGCGAGCCGCCCTATAATATTCAGGGCCAATTCTGGAACATATCGGCTCAGAAGACCCTGATCGAAGACATCGGCCAGGGTTTCATTCCGCGCCCCCTGCAACGACCGCACCCACCGATCGTGGTCACCGCGGTGGCGCCGTTCTCAAAAGGTGTGACGGAAGCCGCCGCGCGCGGCTGGGAGCCGATCTCGGCAAACTTCCTGATGCCGGCCTGGGTGAAAAGCCACTGGCCGAAATATGTCGAAGGCTGCGAACGCGCCGGACGCTCTGCGGATTCGGCGAATTGGCGCGTCGCCAAGAGCGTGTTTGTGGCCAAGGACGCAGCCACCGCAAAGGCCTATGCCACCGATCCAAACGGGCCCTATGTTTATTACTACCGCTCGCTGTTCACCAAGCTGAAGCGCGGTGGCCGCCTCGAGTTGTTCAAGACGCGCCGCGATCAGCCCGACGACGAGGTGACGCTGGAGTCGATCTGCGACAAGCTGATCATCCATGGCACGCCGGAGAGCGTAGCAGATCAACTGCTGGCGTTTCAGGAGGAGACCGGGCCTTTTGGCACACTGCTCTATGCCGGCAAGGATTGGAAGGATCGCGAACTCGGACGCCGGTCAATGATCCTGATGGCCGAAAAGGTCATGCCACGCGTCAATGCCAGCGCATCCAGCGGATCCAAGGCCGCCGAATAG
- a CDS encoding FAD binding domain-containing protein, with protein sequence MKASAFTYARATSVANALELLTAHGEKAKVLSGGQSLLPAMNLRLVAPELIVDIGELAELRGIVVKGGIITIGALTRHADLLKSPEIAAHAPLLTDAVAHVGHPAIRNRGTIGGSLAHADPASELPACMLTLGATIIARGPSGERRIAAGEFFVGIYETALEPQELLVAVELPVSPRNSTHFFQEFTRRHGDYAIVGLAAQAFVEDRQFADLRLGFFAVGDRPLLARSAGKLVGVVITPAALYEASCALDDELDPLEDQQATPAMRRLLARVLLARCVSSLLDRPDLRAGASA encoded by the coding sequence ATGAAAGCCTCGGCTTTCACTTACGCCCGCGCAACCAGCGTCGCAAATGCGCTGGAATTGCTGACCGCGCATGGCGAGAAGGCTAAGGTGTTGTCGGGCGGCCAGAGCCTGCTGCCGGCGATGAATCTGCGCTTGGTCGCGCCCGAGCTCATTGTCGATATCGGCGAATTGGCCGAGTTGCGCGGGATTGTGGTGAAGGGAGGCATCATCACCATCGGTGCGCTGACACGCCACGCTGATCTCTTGAAATCTCCGGAAATAGCGGCCCATGCCCCTTTGCTGACGGATGCGGTCGCCCATGTCGGGCATCCTGCGATCCGCAACCGCGGCACCATCGGAGGAAGCCTTGCGCACGCAGACCCAGCCTCTGAACTGCCGGCCTGTATGCTGACGCTTGGCGCTACCATCATTGCTCGCGGGCCAAGCGGCGAGCGGCGGATTGCGGCAGGCGAGTTTTTCGTCGGGATCTACGAAACTGCGCTCGAGCCGCAGGAACTGCTGGTCGCCGTTGAGTTGCCGGTGAGTCCAAGAAACTCGACGCATTTCTTTCAAGAGTTCACCCGTCGACATGGTGACTATGCGATCGTCGGCCTCGCAGCACAGGCCTTCGTCGAGGATAGGCAGTTTGCTGATCTTCGCCTTGGTTTCTTTGCCGTCGGCGATCGCCCGTTGCTAGCCAGGTCTGCCGGCAAACTGGTCGGTGTCGTCATCACTCCTGCAGCGTTGTACGAGGCGTCTTGTGCATTGGATGATGAGCTCGACCCTCTGGAGGACCAGCAGGCGACACCCGCCATGCGTCGGCTTCTGGCGAGGGTTCTGTTGGCGCGCTGCGTATCCTCGCTGCTTGATCGCCCCGATCTCCGTGCGGGAGCATCGGCGTGA
- a CDS encoding (2Fe-2S)-binding protein, which yields MTTAVAISFVVNGEPVEANVLPRLNLADFLREHLKLTGTHVGCEHGVCGACTVRVNGDIVRSCLLLAVQTHNATVETIEGLSDSGEITDLQSAFRERNALQCGFCTPGMLMAAQDLLKQSPSPDREQIREHLSGNYCRCTGYQAIVDAIETTARARVGRLP from the coding sequence GTGACGACTGCGGTTGCAATTTCGTTTGTTGTCAATGGCGAGCCTGTTGAAGCGAACGTGCTGCCGCGCCTGAACTTGGCGGATTTTCTTCGCGAGCATCTCAAGCTGACCGGCACGCATGTCGGTTGCGAGCACGGGGTGTGCGGTGCATGCACGGTCCGCGTCAATGGCGATATCGTCCGTTCCTGCCTGCTGCTTGCGGTGCAGACGCACAACGCGACGGTTGAAACGATCGAGGGGCTCTCCGACAGCGGCGAGATTACCGATTTGCAGTCTGCATTCCGGGAACGTAACGCACTGCAATGCGGCTTCTGTACGCCGGGAATGCTGATGGCGGCGCAGGATCTGCTGAAGCAATCGCCGTCGCCGGATCGAGAACAGATTCGCGAGCATCTTTCCGGCAACTATTGCCGCTGTACCGGCTACCAGGCCATCGTCGACGCCATCGAGACCACAGCGCGGGCGCGCGTCGGACGCTTGCCATGA